Below is a genomic region from Sander vitreus isolate 19-12246 chromosome 15, sanVit1, whole genome shotgun sequence.
tgtttaacaacaacaaaattccAAAATTCAATTGAAGAAGACATGAGTTGTGCAGAGTTGTTTGGGTTGTAGTGACAGATTCAAACGTTTGTATGCACTTTTTAATATCTGATGTTCAAAGGATGTAGAATCTAATATAGATTATCCAAATATATTATAAAGTTAAACAGAAGACTAGATTATAAACAGAGTCTTTTCTAGAAGATCAAAGACTGTATTTTAAGTCTGGGAAATACCATGTTCTTAATATGTGTATGAGTAATGTACTCTGGCTCAAACTGATGAATTTGTTTTGGCCCTTCATCTGGGGAAGGTGTACTGCAGTGGTTGAATATGGGCAGCAGGGAGTGCTAAATGGCAAAAACCTCACTTTTCTTCTTCAAGTAAATGTGAGAATCCCTGTGGAAAATTCTCTGCAGGATTGAGAGGGTCAGATAAAGTTTGCTTGCCGCTCAaattcagagtgtgtgtgtttgataaaGTTCTCATAGCAAAGATCTGAGCCAGTCTCAGCAGTCCAAAACACTCAAAACTTGCTGACAGTGTAGACGAGTGGATAGAGTTAATATGAGAACGCTAATGAATATGAATGAGGTAAATGAAAGCTGATGAATGTTATCCCTTATCTCCATAAAGATCGGACAATTACCTTGAACCTCTGTCAAGGACACACACAATAAAGACGAAATGAGTTAGCTTGTCTAGCAATTTGATGGACGTTGATACGGTTACATCACGACGCAgtgatatatatgatatatatatatatgtgatatatatatatatatatatatatgtctgacACACTGAGGAGGCTGCAGTTCACTTTTTAACAGTTTGTCCATCGTCATGGCAATTGCTAAGACAATCAATGTAGATTTTATAAGATCTTTTAACAATATGCTTAGGCTAATGTACACATTAGAGTTACAATGAATATGTCTATTAGGGTCTTTTCTTCCCGAGAGACCACTGCTAGCTTACGTAGAGATATATACTCTcattctcctcttctttttcctgGTGTAAGATCAATCATGCACCATCCCGACTCAAGGTGAAACCCATCAAAGTGTCATTCCCCCATTGTCAGTGATTCACAGGAAACGCCGACACACAGACGGCATaggcagacaaacagaaagacagcaTCAACAAGCGAgttagagagaaacaaacagccaTGATGCCCAGAGAGATTAATCAGCTTTACTGCCAGTCCTCAAGAGCAAAACAGGTCTGGAAATTCACTGTGAACACAACTCCTAGTCGTAAAACTGATCATAAACATCATCAGGCAGCATGTAAAAAGTGCTGAGATAAAGTCTGTCCAATCTTCGTGATAAGATACGTTGGAGAAACTTTGCTCGGAAGCTGTTGGCTATAGAAACCTCATGCCAAGAGGTGGACCAGCTTGTAAATGAGAGTGTTAGCTGAAGGATTGAGTGAGTCAAGATCTGTAAAGTGCATGTGTTCGCTATGCTGTGGATTGCAAGTCTCTGGCTCCTCTGGGCCTCGTCCATCCTCGGAGCTCCGGTAAACAAACAGAGGCAGAAGGTGCTGCTGATCTCCTTTGATGGATTCCGGTGGGATTACGACCGTGATGTGGACACACCGAACCTCGACAAAATGGCCAAGGATGGAGTCAAAGCCCTCTATGTCACACCTCCTTACCTCACTATCACCAGTCCTACACACTTCACCCTCTTGACAGGTAAAgtgttttttctacattttctaCAACAGCGCTTCCAGTTGGCAGGGGATCTGCATATCATGACGGCATAGGGAACCGCTCTGAGTTTACTTTGCTAGGATTGAAAAAAGCCACGGGAAAGAAGAATTAGTTGTAATTGAATGTCCCAGGGTCCAACAGCTTTTATAGCTGAGTAAGATAATTATGCTTGGATGACTGAGGGAAGAATGCTCTGCTCCCTTTCTTATTTTGACTCTCAAATCATCAGTGCCAGCTAAAAGAAATTTAACTTCCTTGAAATTAAATTCCTCTAATCTTCGAAGTTGGTCATAAGACCTTGTCCAAAAGCGTCATGCCACTCAGCCCGTTAAGTTGATAGAATTTTTAATGTGAATGTGTCACGCTATGAATAATGAGTGCAAGCAGACTGACAGTGGTTCTCTTCTGTAGGCCGCTACATTGAGAATCACGGCGTAATCCACAACATGTGGTTCAACACAACCACCACTGAGAAGATGCCTTACTATCAGACTCTGTTTGTAAATGAGTGGTGGGACAATGGCACTCTGCCTATCTGGATCACAGCGCAGAGACAGGTCTGTGCAGCAAAATTTCCATCTTATCACTGTGAGAGACTGTTTTGCAGTTAACAGCACTAGAAACTATTTCTCTTGACAAAACACCTTTGTAGGCCTGCTGAATCCTTCCAGGTATATCACCGCAGTCATATTGCAAATTATCTTGCAGGTATAGAGGTTAACTTCATGAAAATGGCAGCTGCTGTAAGGGAGCCTAAAATGTTCAGCTGTAGGTTTAAGAAGATTAATGAAAATCCTGCAACTACTAATTTCCTCTCCTTGCATGTTCACCCACAGTATGAACAGATCAATCCTTGAAGTGCATGTGTAAGTACATGTGTTATATTAATATGTGTGATGTTAATATGTCTTTCCCCTACCCTTGCAGGGCCTAAAAGCTGGCTCTCTTCACTTTCCTGGCACAGCTTCCAGTTACCAGGGACAGGTTGCTATGGTGCGGGAGTGGGAGCCACCGCTATACAACTACAAGAACGAGACCGCTTGGCGAGAGAACACAGACAAGGTGATGGGCTGGTTCAGAGACCAGGATCTGGACTTCATTTCCTTTTACTTTGGTGAGCCAGACGGCACAGGACACAAACACGGCCCCGACTCCCCAGAGCGCCGGGAGATGGTCAAGCAAGTGGACCGAACGGTGGGCTACATTCGACAGTCAGCTGAACAACACGGGCTGAGCGGCCACCTGAACATCATCATCACAGCAGACCACGGAATGAGCACGGTGTACCGAAATGGTCTGGTGGAAGAGATCACCCTGACCAAGATCCCAGGCTTCTCGTTTGGGGACCTGTCCTTTCACCTGGTGGACTATGGCCCTTCTGGGATGCTGTTGCCGAAGCCGGGCATGCTGGAGAAGGTTTACAACGCCTTGAAGGGGGCCCATCCACACCTCCATGTGTTCAAGAAGGAGGAGATACCAGAGAGGCTCCACTTTGCCAAAAATTATCGTATCCTCCCCATCATTTTATTTGCTGACCCTGGATATGTAATTAACGGGGTGCGTTGAAAGATAGTCTTCTTTTATATCTTTCTTGCTAACGAATTGGCTGTTTGAGACCTGCAAGGCTGCAGAAATACAACTGTTCATTGTTACCCAATCAGCAGCAATGATCAGACATATCAAACACTATGTTTTCTCTCACATCACTGACTTGGGTTTAACCAGAATTGCAAACTGTTGGAAAGTTTAAAAACCATGGAGAGATGAGCAGCAGTTTTCTGCCTACTGCGAGTCCTATTGATTTACCCTTTAAAGTGAACAGTTACCTCAGGTTGCCGTTTGTGCCCATCAACTTGCCAAGCTGCTGAGTTCAGCTTTAAAGCAGCAGAGAAAACATTACTTTAACTATGAAAGCTAAACATTGCATGCtgtataaaatacaatatgGTGTTTGTAACTTATTATCAGCGGTCACTAATTTACATGCTTATGACCCAGTTACaatgaaatcaaatgaaaagCACCGATATATCGATACAGATAAATGGCAAGATAAACAATCTCTACGCGCCATCCAGTTTATTCTAAAAAACATCCTCAAGACTTTGTTCACAGGAAATGGTGAATCTGGACTATTTTCAAACAGAAACAAGGAGTTAAATACTAATCTTTGTACATTACAATTTCAATCAAGTGGATTTGCACGTCCTCAGGATAATCCAGGCCTGGCTGATGACATGCACTGCTCTCAAACGCTTCATGAAGCTATTCATGCCTCAAAATTCTAAATTAGTGTTTTCATCTGGCTCCACACTCACTCACAGTCACTCCACTGGGCTGTAACTTTGCATTTAAATGTGTCAGTCAGTACGGAGAGCCATCAAATCATAACTTCATTTAAAGAGTAAATAACTGCAAACATAAAATCATCAATTCTGATTATGAGGAAAATAATCATTCCACGGAGTACATGGGTTATCTAAAGTCTATAGGTTACGATCGGCCATGATCATGACTGTATTATCTGCCTCTTTGTTCCCTCCCTTTATGGCCACTTAAACTAGTTTTAGTTTAATCTCAGAGAAGGATAAGCACAGTGAGGCTGTTACATAATTGCTTATATAAGGTTATTCTGCTTACTATCACATTTTGTTAACAATAAACAGAATATATACTACAAAATGTACAAAGGAATATATGTCTTAtgggtgttttctgaaaatgctAATTCTCAAAGATGGATTCACATTCTCATTTAGCCACTTTCATCGGTTGATAGAAGTCACAAAGAGAAAACATTCCTTCGTTCTACAGAATGGGCACGACTCTTTCTCTTGGGCAATACCTCCCTCTGCTGACTAAATAAAAGCAGTCCAAGATGTGTCAACTCTGCTGCTGTTAAGATTCTGTTACTAAAAAATCCCTGGCTTCTAAAAGTTACAATCTAATTGAATCTAACAAACTGGGTGATGCATATTATGTTATCTACCCCTCTGTGTCCTTGCAGTATTTTCCGGTCCAGTTCAACAAGGGTGAGCACGGCTTTGACAACGAAGACATGGACATGAAGCCCTTCTTCAGGGCAGTGGGTCCAGCATTTCACAAGAACCTGGAGGTGGGGCCCTTTGAGACAGTGAACATCTACCCCTTGATGTGTCATATCCTGGGCATCCAACCGGAGGTCAACGACGGCCACCTGAATGCCACCAAACACATGCTAGTTACTAGCGCTACTACTCGGGGTGAGTTTATATCAGACTAATGAGTATCTCCCCGTGGCCTGGAAAGTGTGTCGCTCCAACACCTGCTCCTTCATTACTAGGCCATTCATCCATCATTTCTGACTTCACATATGTCCAAATCAGACGCACTGTAGGGCTACTGTAGGTTCAAACCAGAAAGTAGATCTGGCATTGCTCATGGTAACTTTGGAAAGATTTTAGGAAAGGAGGTTTAAAGACCTGATGCCAAGTGTTTTGTGTTAATTTAAGGACAATGCTGGAATATTCCATTTGTTTTCAACAAATCAACAAATgcaatgaaaagaccaaaaccaacaatgtgttagttcATCTTTCAATATTTTCTGACTTTCCTTCCCAGTCTTTTGAACTCAGCCCAAAACCAATTGGTTCCTACTAAAgaaataaatcttaaaaaaacggctcacaaatatatagtttcatTGTTTTGAAGGATCAGTCCTTTTCTAAAACAGCTGGGTACTGTAGTGTTTAGTAAATGATGCTCAAACAAAGAAATAGTGTATTTGTTAGGGACTATTTTCAGAAGCAGATTAATCCACAttgtgctctagtgagtatttctgATGACAGGATATTTCTGACAGTACTGACAAGAACTGTGCAAGAAGAAGAATTGTGTGTCTGGGCCACACCACACAATGAAGTTATTGGACAGAAAGTTGATATAGCGCCATCATGTGGTTGGTTGACGCAATAGTGCCTGAGCAGAGGCAGTGTTCTGGATGCTGTAGGTTTTGCTGTTTGCAAAAACCAGAGACTTTCTTCGGGGAAATATCATCACCAACATATAGTGAATGTATTCTCTccgtattttctgttttgtttcagaTAAAGATGTGAATTTCCTGCAAAATGGCTTTACCGGACTGGCTGCAGTGGCTGGATTTCTTGTTGTAGTTTTTATAGTGATGACGTCCCACAAAATACTCAAGAACAAACGCAAGAATAAAAGGTACAAAGTCAATTCAAACTATTTTTTATATGTTGTTACTGTTTGGATTGGGTAATACGGGTAAaaacaatatcaatattttagGAATACTAACATTGATATTAATGTCACAATATGGAAATTGTACTCAAATTCACTTTATAATATTTCAATTGATTCTTCTGTAATCACTCAGACCAAACTCTTACACACATGTAATATGACATGATTTTTAATTTAACTTAGGATGTGATTGTTAAATCATCAACAGAATTCTATAAAATAATAACACAGTATGTTCATATCATTTTGATACAATTCTGCGGAAAGCTGATGAACAATAatatttatctctctctttgCTGTGTTTCAGATGTGAAAATTCAGAGCATCTTCCAAAAAACGAAAAGACGAAACAAACTTCACTGTGATCGTCACACAAAAAAGCACTCGTGCTATAGTCCGACGTTGAGAAACAGCTGCCTGTGTGGGCAGTCTTTCTGGATGATTCTTTTTCATCTCATGTAAGGAAATGCAGGAGGAACACAGGAACAGATTGTGCTTAACCATTTctgtaaattataatttttgttCAAAAACGGAGAATAACAATTGAACTGTGGAATTAGaatcaaattaataaaataacttaTCAGCAAAAtctgggtttttatttttactttacttatgGTTACGTTTGCCTGATGTAGATggtgttttaattatttttaaaccCCAAACAATTAAAACAAGAAGCCAGCATATTGAGTAAAGAACGCGAAGTTAAAAGCAATACAATTAATGTAAAATAGGTAActctaataaaaacaaataatgtgtttcaagATCTGATTTGAGAAGAAAGTGGTGATTATTTGATCACGTCTACGTCTCTACTTACACTTACAGTATGTGAACCGTGTATAATAATAAGATGTGAACGTGCTTGACGTGCTAAGAACAGAGGACGGTGGCTGCCAAGGGACATGCTTAACCAACCACATTCTCAGTTGCCCGCCTCTCTTCGTGTAATGTTATCAAGTTAAGCACGAAATCACGAAACTTCCGGTTACGACTTTCAAAATAACGCTATGCTTGGCGACTGTGGGACTTTTCCCCAACCCTTAGACCacatttttgtgtatttttttcaacTTCCATTATGGATATTTTGATATAAAATTTACAgcatgttttattatatttagtTATGATTTTAATGAACTGACTTTCTAATGCTTACATTACAAAACTAATTAACTTACTGGCTAGTTTGCTTGCTGACAAAGCCACACACCTTGGTATGGTCGGTGCATAACGGTCACAATAAACATTGcaacagaaagaagaaaaaaaaacagttaataaATGATAATGAGAAAATAGATTAACTCTTATTTTAGAGTAGGCCAAAACAAGTTATGGACCACTGGGCTTATCTATTTTGTTTACAACATTATTACTAAAAGACCTGCACTCGAATAAAAAGTTAGCCAGACCAGCTGAATCATAATTTCCACGCAAGTAACTTTCTACCTAgtaatagtttattttgaaggcaaGGCTGTAGACATCCGGTCCTGCCCTAGCGTAATGCGACGAGCTGGACGCACCTAGTCTTTTGATAAAGGATTCTTGTGAAGGCAGACATGGAGGAGCTGAGCGCCGTGGGAGAGCAGGTTTTTGATGCGGAATGCATTTTAAACAAACGGCTGAGAAAGGtcagagctgtgaaacattGAAACGGTTATCCGCGGTTGTTTTCTATCGGCTGCTTTACAAACGTTCTTCCTCTCTTGGTTTTCTTTCAGGGAAAGTTGGAGTTTCTCGTGAAGTGGAGGGGGTGGTCTTCTAAGTAAGTACAAGTGGTGCTGCTCAGCCcgaaacaatgaaaacaacaacaacgtgtCGCTTGTTGCTTTCTGTTAAACTGTTCGCTAAACCGTTATTTGTTTTACTCAAATCACCGAGTCCGAACTACAACAACGACGCGAAATCATCACATTGATATTCTGTGGACACGTTGCTCATAATTATCTTCAAAATCTGCCTTTATATTGGATTTCTTTTGTTCATAAcacctcacatttgagaagttaACGGAAAGCCAAAGCAAACACTTTTTCGACTATATCGGTTTTTAACTTTATGGTTTTTCATACGTCTATTTAATCGTTATGTTTTAGTAATTTTattcctgacttttttttatttttattattattattagttattagtGTGTGACTCAAACACCAATCGGTCCAAATTACGAGGACTTTTGAGACATTTCGATTAATAACTACTATATAGCTATTATATATTGTTAGATTCGTTACGTAAAACCCAAAATctacagttatttatttatttttgttagtttttattCAGCATTTATGTCGCTGCTTGCAAGGCTCCACTCTTCCTTCATTTCTTGTCACTTGCCCTTTCTGTTCACTCCACATCAATGCTGTAATCCACCATCAATGCACACTATTGCCTGCCAGCTCCATGGCTTTCTGTTAGAACCAcatcctttgtgtgtgtgtgtgtgtgtgtgtgtgtgtgtgtgtgtgtgtgtgagagaagggTGGGGGTTGATTATTTCAGTGGTGACAGCTGATCAGAAGATGCTATTCAACAAGTAATGAGGAGAGAGGTCATTACAAATGCATGTAGTTCAGATCACTTCAAGACAACACACAATGGTCTGTTTTGAGTTTGTTTCTGCAGTTAAGCAATTCTCCAAAATGTGGACAAATAATTAGACACTCAAACTCGGGAAAGGGAGCTTACAGATGCGTTGATTTTCATATCTAGAAAAAGTATAGGCCAAGtacagctatttaaaaaaaaatatatatatatatataaatatttttgctATCTAAAATACACTCCATGCGGTGCCATCACCAGTGCATCAAAGTTAGGCTAGTTTCATCACTTCCCATACATTTCACAGCACTTCTACGACCTTAAAATGTTCTTCCTTCCTGGTGTATTCATGTTTTTCTCCAGAGATCAACAGTCAGTTTTGAATCTGTCTTCACAGCAGTTTATAGCCCTGAAATTACTTCTTCTAACCAACCAATATTTTTCAAATGGACTGCCTATATAACCAACCAATATTTCCTTTTGTCATAGAAGTCTAAAGGCCTATTATCtatctgtgtttatattctCCTTTGTCTTTCTATGCCCTTAGTCTGTTATTGATGGTGTTTGTGTATACTTGCATGTATTATGAATCAGTGTTcttgatgtgtgtgtaaaattaTTGATACAAATTGTGATATTACATTGAAATAATTATTTCCTGTAATATGCTGCCTGGAGAACGCTGTTTTTTAAGCCCCTGGAGGGTTTTTAGGCAATTCTCCTTCACATTGCTTTGTAAATTTTTAATTAGTATCTTTTTAAATTTGTATAAAATGAAACGAAAGTCTGGTTTTCACCACACTTGCTCACTGTCGGAAGAAAAATAACTCCAAACTGAATCTGATTTAGGAGGCAAGTTGTAAAGtcatttaattcatagcttttcaagctttaaaaacaaaacattctgcagtgctctaatactaaataaactggatacataaaactacagcactgagcacatggcacttcctgaatgtgcaaaacataacagaatatgtaaaccgAACGGTTGTTAGGCCTACACTAAACagaaattgtaaacagaaataatcgattatggcccgtccgattatcgatgcagcatcgtccatgtccacgattcgatgcatcgattattggattaatttcaacacctctaccaGCCACTGCTTAAAATGGGTGTGAATGTGAGATTGTttgttt
It encodes:
- the LOC144530005 gene encoding ectonucleotide pyrophosphatase/phosphodiesterase family member 7-like yields the protein MLWIASLWLLWASSILGAPVNKQRQKVLLISFDGFRWDYDRDVDTPNLDKMAKDGVKALYVTPPYLTITSPTHFTLLTGRYIENHGVIHNMWFNTTTTEKMPYYQTLFVNEWWDNGTLPIWITAQRQGLKAGSLHFPGTASSYQGQVAMVREWEPPLYNYKNETAWRENTDKVMGWFRDQDLDFISFYFGEPDGTGHKHGPDSPERREMVKQVDRTVGYIRQSAEQHGLSGHLNIIITADHGMSTVYRNGLVEEITLTKIPGFSFGDLSFHLVDYGPSGMLLPKPGMLEKVYNALKGAHPHLHVFKKEEIPERLHFAKNYRILPIILFADPGYVINGYFPVQFNKGEHGFDNEDMDMKPFFRAVGPAFHKNLEVGPFETVNIYPLMCHILGIQPEVNDGHLNATKHMLVTSATTRDKDVNFLQNGFTGLAAVAGFLVVVFIVMTSHKILKNKRKNKRCENSEHLPKNEKTKQTSL